A window of the Halichoerus grypus chromosome 2, mHalGry1.hap1.1, whole genome shotgun sequence genome harbors these coding sequences:
- the LOC118540775 gene encoding myosin-3, producing MSSDTEMEVFGIAAPFLRKSEKERIEAQNQPFDAKTYCFVVDSKEEYAKGRIKSSQDGKVTVETEDNRTLVVKPEDVYAMNPPKFDRIEDMAMLTHLNEPAVLYNLKDRYTSWMIYTYSGLFCVTVNPYKWLPVYNPEVVEGYRGKKRQEAPPHIFSISDNAYQFMLTDRENQSILITGESGAGKTVNTKRVIQYFATIAATGDLAKKKDSKMKGTLEDQIISANPLLEAFGNAKTVRNDNSSRFGKFIRIHFGTTGKLASADIETYLLEKSRVTFQLKAERSYHIFYQILSNKKPELIELLLITTNPYDYPFISQGEILVASIDDAEELLATDSAIDILGFTPEEKSGLYKLTGAVMHYGNMKFKQKQREEQAEPDGTEVADKTAYLMGLNSSDLLKALCFPRVKVGNEYVTKGQTVDQVHHAVNALSKSVYEKLFLWMVTRINQQLDTKLPRQHFIGVLDIAGFEIFEYNSLEQLCINFTNEKLQQFFNHHMFVLEQEEYKKEGIEWTFIDFGMDLAACIELIEKPMGIFSILEEECMFPKATDTSFKNKLYDQHLGKSSNFQKPKVVKGRAEAHFSLIHYAGTVDYSVSGWLEKNKDPLNETVVGLYQKSSNRLLAHLYATFATADADSGKKKVAKKKGSSFQTVSALFRENLNKLMSNLRTTHPHFVRCIIPNETKTPGAMEHSLVLHQLRCNGVLEGIRICRKGFPNRILYGDFKQRYRVLNASAIPEGQFIDSKKACEKLLASIDIDHTQYKFGHTKVFFKAGLLGTLEEMRDDRLAKLITRTQAVCRGFLMRVEFQKMVQRRESIFCIQYNIRAFMNVKHWPWMKLFFKIKPLLKSAETEKEMATMKEEFQKTKDELAKSEAKRKELEEKLVTLVQEKNDLQLQVQAESENLLDAEERCDQLIKAKFQLEAKIKEVTERAEDEEEINAELTAKKRKLEDECSELKKDIDDLELTLAKVEKEKHATENKVKNLTEELAGLDETIAKLTREKKALQEAHQQALDDLQAEEDKVNSLSKIKSKLEQQVDDLESSLEQEKKLRVDLERNKRKLEGDLKLAQESILDLENDKQQLDERLKKKDFEYSQLQSKVEDEQTLGLQFQKKIKELQARIEELEEEIEAERATRAKTEKQRSDYARELEELSERLEEAGGVTSTQIELNKKREAEFQKMRRDLEEATLQHEAMLATLRKKHADSVAELGEQIDNLQRVKQKLEKEKSEFKLEIDDLSSNVESVSKSKANLEKICRTLEDQLSEARGKNEEIQRSMSELATQKSRLQTEAGELSRQLEEKESIVSQLSRSKQAFTQQIEELKRQLEEESKAKNALAHALQSSRHDCDLLREQYEEEQEGKAELQRALSKANSEVAQWRTKYETDAIQRTEELEEAKKKLAQRLQDSEEQVEAVNAKCASLEKTKQRLQGEVEDLMVDVERANSLAAALDKKQRNFDKVLAEWKTKCEESQAELEASLKESRSLSTELFKLKNAYEEALDQLETVKRENKNLEQEIADLTEQIAENGKTIHELEKSRKQIELEKADIQLALEEAEAALEHEEAKILRIQLELTQVKSEIDRKIAEKDEEIEQLKRNYQRTVETMQSALDAEVRSRNEAIRIKKKMEGDLNEIEIQLSHANRQAAETLKHLRSVQGQLKDTQLHLDDALRGQEDLKEQLAIVERRANLLQAEVEELRASLEQTERARKLAEQELLDANERVQLLHTQNTSLIHTKKKLETDLTQLQSEVEDASRDARNAEEKAKKAITDAAMMAEELKKEQDTSAHLERMKKNMEQTVKDLQHRLDEAEQLALKGGKKQIQKLETRIRELEFELEGEQKKNTESVKGLRKYERRVKELTYQSEEDRKNVLRLQDLVDKLQVKVKSYKRQAEEADEQANAHLTKFRKAQHELEEAEERADIAESQVNKLRAKTRDFTSSRMVVHESEE from the exons ATGAGTAGCGACACTGAAATGGAAGTGTTCGGCATCGCCGCTCCTTTCCTCCGGAAGTCGGAAAAGGAGAGGATTGAGGCTCAGAACCAGCCCTTTGACGCCAAGACCTACTGCTTTGTGGTCGACTCAAAGGAGGAATACGCCAAGGGGAGAATTAAGAGTAGCCAGGATGGGAAGGTCACAGTGGAAACCGAAGACAACCGG ACCCTGGTGGTCAAACCAGAGGACGTGTATGCGATGAACCCCCCCAAGTTCGACCGGATCGAGGACATGGCCATGCTGACGCACCTGAACGAGCCGGCCGTGCTGTACAACCTCAAAGACCGCTACACGTCCTGGATGATCTAC ACCTACTCGGGCCTCTTCTGCGTCACCGTGAACCCCTACAAGTGGCTGCCGGTGTACAACCCCGAGGTGGTGGAAGGCTACCGAGGCAAGAAGCGCCAGGAGGCCCCGCCCCACATCTTCTCCATCTCCGACAACGCCTATCAGTTCATGCTGACGG ATCGTGAGAACCAGTCCATTCTGATCAC CGGAGAATCCGGGGCAGGAAAGACTGTGAACACCAAACGGGTCATCCAGTACTTTGCAACAATTGCAGCCACTGGAGACCTCGCCAAGAAGAAGGACTCCAAAATGAAG GGGACACTGGAAGACCAAATCATCAGTGCCAACCCATTGCTGGAGGCCTTCGGGAACGCCAAGACCGTGAGGAATGACAATTCCTCCCGCTTT GGCAAGTTCATCCGAATCCACTTTGGGACCACTGGGAAGCTGGCCTCTGCGGATATTGAAACTT ATCTGCTGGAAAAATCAAGAGTGACCTTCCAGCTAAAGGCTGAGAGAAGCTACCACATCTTCTACCAGATCCTTTCCAACAAGAAGCCTGAGCTCATAG AGCTGCTGCTTATTACAACCAACCCTTACGACTACCCGTTCATCAGCCAGGGTGAAATCCTGGTGGCCAGCATTGACGATGCAGAGGAGCTGCTGGCTACGGAC AGTGCCATTGACATCCTGGGCTTCACCCCAGAAGAGAAGTCTGGGCTCTACAAGCTCACGGGAGCCGTGATGCATTACGGGAACATGAAGTTCAAGCAGAAGCAGCGGGAGGAGCAGGCCGAGCCGGACGGCACCGAAG TGGCCGACAAAACAGCCTATCTGATGGGCCTGAACTCGTCGGACCTCCTGAAAGCTTTGTGCTTCCCCAGGGTGAAAGTCGGGAATGAGTATGTTACCAAAGGTCAAACCGTGGATCAG GTTCACCATGCTGTGAATGCCCTTTCCAAATCAGTTTATGAAAAGCTGTTCTTGTGGATGGTCACTCGCATCAACCAACAACTGGATACAAAGCTGCCAAGACAACACTTCATTGGTGTTTTGGACATTGCCGGCTTTGAGATCTTTGAG TATAACAGCCTGGAGCAGCTGTGCATCAACTTCACCAACGAGAAGCTGCAACAGTTCTTCAACCACCACATGTTCGTGCTGGAGCAGGAGGAGTACAAGAAGGAGGGCATCGAGTGGACCTTCATCGACTTCGGGATGGACCTGGCTGCCTGCATCGAGCTCATCGAGAAG CCCATGGGCATCTTCTCTATCCTGGAAGAGGAGTGCATGTTCCCCAAGGCCACAGACACCTCCTTCAAGAACAAGCTGTATGACCAGCACCTGGGCAAGTCCAGCAACTTCCAAAAGCCCAAAGTGGTCAAGGGCAGGGCTGAAGCGCACTTCTCACTGATCCACTACGCAGGCACTGTGGACTACAGTGTCTCGGGCTGGCTGGAGAAGAACAAGGACCCGCTGAACGAGACCGTGGTGGGGCTGTACCAGAAGTCCTCCAACAGGCTCCTGGCGCATCTCTACGCCACCTTCGCGACAGCAGATG CTGACAGCGGAAAGAAGAAAGTCGCCAAGAAGAAGGGTTCTTCTTTCCAGACTGTCTCTGCCCTTTTCAGG GAAAACCTGAACAAGCTGATGTCAAATCTAAGAACGACTCATCCTCACTTTGTGCGCTGTATAATTCCCAATGAGACCAAAACCCCAG GGGCTATGGAACACAGCCTTGTCCTGCACCAGCTTCGGTGTAACGGTGTTCTGGAGGGCATCCGCATCTGCAGGAAGGGATTCCCAAACAGGATTCTCTATGGGGATTTTAAACAAAG ATACCGAGTGCTGAATGCCAGTGCCATCCCTGAGGGACAGTTCATTGACAGCAAGAAAGCTTGCGAGAAGCTGTTGGCCTCCATCGACATTGACCACACTCAGTACAAATTTGGACATACCAAG GTGTTCTTCAAGGCTGGCTTGCTGGGAACCCTGGAGGAAATGAGGGATGACCGCCTGGCCAAACTGATCACCCGGACACAAGCAGTGTGCAGAGGGTTCCTCATGCGTGTGGAATTCCAGAAGATGGTGCAAAGAAG GGAGTCCATCTTCTGCATCCAGTACAACATCCGTGCCTTCATGAACGTCAAGCACTGGCCCTGGATGAAACTCTTCTTCAAGATCAAGCCTCTCCTCAAGAGCGCAGAGACTGAGAAGGAGATGGCCACCATGAAGGAAGAGTTTCAGAAAACCAAAGACGAGCTCGCCAAGTCAGAGGCAAAAAGGAAGGAACTGGAGGAAAAACTGGTGACTCTAGTACAAGAGAAGAATGACCTGCAGCTCCAAGTGCAAGCC gaaagtGAAAACTTGTTGGACGCAGAGGAGAGGTGTGACCAGCTGATCAAAGCCAAATTCCAGCTGGAGGCCAAGATCAAGGAGGTGACTGAGAGagcagaggatgaggaggagatCAACGCCGAGCTGACGGCCAAGAAGAGAAAACTGGAGGACGAGTGTTCAGAGCTCAAGAAAGACATTGACGACCTTGAGCTGACCCTGGCCAAGGTTGAAAAGGAGAAGCATGCCACGGAGAACAAG GTTAAAAACCTTACCGAGGAACTCGCAGGGTTGGATGAAACCATCGCAAAGCTCACCAGGGAGAAGAAGGCCCTCCAAGAGGCCCACCAGCAGGCCCTGGATGACCTCCAAGCTGAAGAAGACAAAGTCAATTCTTTGAGCAAAATCAAGAGCAAACTGGAACAGCAAGTCGATGAT CTGGAAAGCTCCCTAGAACAAGAAAAGAAGCTCCGTGTTGATctggaaaggaataaaaggaagcTTGAGGGAGATTTGAAGCTTGCCCAAGAATCCATATTAGATCTGGAGAACGACAAGCAGCAGCTGGATGAAAGGCTCAAGAA GAAGGATTTTGAATACAGTCAGCTGCAAAGCAAAGTGGAAGATGAGCAGACTCTGGGCCTCCAGTTTCAGAAGAAGATCAAAGAGCTACAG GCTCGGATTGAGGAACTGGAAGAGGAGATTGAGGCGGAGCGGGCAACCCGtgcaaagacagagaaacagcgcAGTGACTATGCCCGGGAACTGGAGGAGCTGAGCgagaggctggaagaggcaggaggcgTCACCTCCACCCAGATCGAGCTGAACAAGAAGCGTGAGGCCGAGTTCCAGAAAATGCGCAGGGACCTGGAGGAGGCCACCTTACAGCACGAAGCTATGCTGGCCACCCTGCGGAAGAAGCACGCGGACAGCGTGGCAGAGCTCGGGGAGCAGATAGACAACCTGCAGAGGGTCAagcagaagctggagaaagagaagagcgAGTTCAAGCTGGAGATAGACGATCTGTCTAGCAACGTGGAGAGCGTGTCGAAATCCAAG GCCAACCTGGAGAAAATATGCCGAACTCTGGAGGATCAGTTGAGCGAGGCCAGGGGCAAGAACGAGGAAATTCAGAGGAGCATGAGTGAGCTGGCGACACAGAAGTCCCGTCTGCAGACAGAGGCTG GGGAGCTGAGTCGTCaactggaagaaaaggaaagcataGTGTCCCAACTTTCCAGGAGCAAGCAAGCATTTACCCAGCAAATAGAAGAGCTCAAGAGGCAGTTAGAGGAAGAAAGCAAG GCCAAGAACGCCCTGGCCCACGCCCTGCAGTCCTCCCGCCACGACTGTGACCTGCTGCGGGAACAGTatgaggaggagcaggagggcaaGGCCGAGCTGCAGAGGGCGCTGTCCAAGGCCAACAGCGAGGTGGCCCAGTGGAGGACCAAATACGAGACGGACGCCATCCAGCGCAcggaggagctggaggaggccaA GAAAAAACTCGCTCAGCGCCTTCAGGATTCGGAGGAACAGGTTGAGGCAGTGAATGCTAAGTGTGCTTCCTTGGAGAAGACCAAGCAGAGGCTGCAAGGGGAGGTCGAGGATCTGATGGTTGATGTTGAAAGAGCCAACTCTCTGGCTGCCGCTCTGGACAAGAAGCAGAGGAACTTTGACAAG GTGCTGGCCGAATGGAAAACCAAGTGTGAGGAGAGCCAGGCAGAGCTCGAGGCATCTCTGAAGGAGTCCCGCTCCTTGAGCACCGAGCTCTTCAAGCTGAAAAATGCCTACGAGGAAGCCTTAGATCAACTCGAAACTGTGAAACGAGAAAATAAGAATCTGGAGC AGGAGATTGCAGATCTCACGGAACAAATTGCTGAGAATGGTAAAACCATCCATGAACTGGAGAAATCAAGAAAGCAGATCGAGCTGGAAAAGGCAGATATCCAGCTGGCTCTTGAGGAAGCAGAG GCTGCCCTTGAGCATGAAGAGGCCAAGATCCTCCGAATCCAGCTTGAACTGACCCAGGTGAAGTCAGAAATCGACAGAAAGATCGCCGAGAAGGATGAAGAGATCGAGCAGCTGAAGAGGAACTACCAGCGAACAGTAGAGACCATGCAGAGCGCCCTGGACGCCGAAGTGCGGAGCCGGAACGAGGCCATCAGGATCAAGAAGAAGATGGAAGGTGACCTGAATGAAATTGAGATCCAGCTGAGCCACGCCAACCGCCAGGCCGCGGAGACCCTCAAGCACCTCCGGAGTGTCCAGGGACAGCTGAAG GACACCCAGCTACACCTGGACGATGCTCTCCGGGGCCAGGAGGACCTGAAGGAACAGCTGGCCATTGTAGAGCGCAGAGCCAACCTGCTGCAGGCCGAGGTGGAGGAGCTGCGGGCGTCACTGGAGCAGACGGAGAGGGCTCGGAAGCTGGCCGAGCAGGAGCTCCTGGATGCCAACGAGAGAGTGCAGTTGCTGCACACCCAG AACACCAGCCTCATCCACACCAAGAAGAAGCTGGAGACGGACCTGACGCAGCTCCAGAGCGAGGTGGAAGATGCCAGCAGGGACGCAAGGAACGCTGAAGAGAAGGCAAAGAAGGCCATCACAGAT GCGGCCATGATGGCCGAGGAGCTGAAGAAGGAGCAGGACACCAGCGCCCACCTGGAGCGCATGAAGAAGAACATGGAGCAGACGGTGAAGGACCTGCAGCACCGTCTGGACGAGGCTGAGCAGCTGGCCCTGAAGGGCGGGAAGAAGCAGATCCAGAAGCTGGAGACGCGG ATCCGGGAGCTGGAGTTTGAGCTTGAAGGGGAGCAGAAGAAGAACACGGAGTCTGTCAAGGGCCTGAGGAAATATGAGCGGCGGGTCAAGGAGTTAACTTACCAG AGTGAAGAGGACAGGAAGAACGTGCTGAGGTTACAGGACCTGGTGGATAAGCTTCAAGTGAAAGTCAAGTCCTACAAGAGGCAGGCTGAGGAGGCT GACGAGCAAGCCAACGCTCACCTCACCAAATTCCGCAAAGCTCAGCATGAGCTCGAAGAGGCAGAAGAACGTGCTGATATTGCGGAATCTCAAGTCAATAAGCTTCGCGCTAAGACCCGCGACTTCACCTCCAGCAGG ATGGTCGTCCATGAGAGTGAAGAGTGA